The Agarilytica rhodophyticola genome has a window encoding:
- a CDS encoding DUF3047 domain-containing protein, with the protein MKKLCFCLAIFLLSQNLAAFLGSELEKNGWKILTKKKVPASEFSITEDNGIKIVSPASNALIYREVNAEERMGNVLSWEWKVEDGLPSKTLKKKRGDDRPIAIYIWFESNPKYDSWWMRTKAKIARSFVGVPLQGRILTYVWGGTASDQEFFDNPHIRGFGKMIALKTQEESLGLWQIEKRNLKQDFQEAFGFPMPKIRFLALSADSEDSKKRGVAFIKNIQLSDS; encoded by the coding sequence ATGAAAAAACTGTGTTTCTGCTTAGCTATCTTCCTATTAAGCCAAAATTTAGCGGCCTTCTTGGGTTCCGAACTTGAAAAAAATGGATGGAAAATCCTAACAAAAAAGAAGGTTCCTGCTAGTGAATTCTCTATCACTGAAGATAATGGCATTAAAATTGTTTCTCCTGCTAGCAACGCGTTAATTTATCGTGAGGTTAACGCTGAGGAGCGTATGGGGAATGTACTTTCTTGGGAATGGAAAGTTGAAGATGGTTTGCCTAGCAAAACATTAAAAAAGAAACGGGGAGATGATCGTCCTATCGCGATCTATATTTGGTTTGAATCCAATCCTAAATACGATAGTTGGTGGATGCGAACAAAAGCTAAAATTGCCCGAAGTTTCGTCGGTGTTCCCTTACAAGGGCGTATTTTGACTTACGTCTGGGGAGGAACTGCTTCGGATCAAGAATTCTTTGATAACCCTCATATTCGAGGTTTTGGTAAGATGATTGCCTTAAAAACTCAAGAGGAGTCCTTGGGGCTATGGCAGATAGAGAAACGTAATTTAAAGCAAGATTTTCAAGAGGCTTTTGGTTTTCCTATGCCCAAGATTCGTTTTCTAGCACTATCTGCAGATTCTGAAGATAGTAAAAAGAGAGGTGTTGCTTTTATTAAGAATATTCAGCTGTCAGATTCATGA
- a CDS encoding histone deacetylase family protein translates to MEHEQPLEDWHRRVGNSMNVIYSTNYNINLGLLNYLHPFDGMKFKAIHQGLKSNSRVNFIEPPESASMELIDGFFSSIMRKKVRDSVFIFRALEVPRIPFISFSFLDRKILQPMRWGVAGTILGAQKALSEGGIYWNISGGYHHAVQQNMEGFCIYNDIGICHQKLVNNGVLAEDDKILIIDTDAHHGNGNAYTFMENKQVTILDIYNAGIYPASGYTRDRVDIAVPLRPGTEGQIYLQSYSEALQKLDDDYRLAFVVAGTDTLLTDKLGGLCLTIDDVAAREKLTLQALHQRSIPTVMLGGGGYSKDSAKSVIRAISACADLKL, encoded by the coding sequence ATGGAGCATGAACAGCCCCTAGAGGACTGGCATCGCAGGGTGGGCAATAGTATGAATGTTATCTACAGCACAAATTATAATATCAACCTTGGGCTATTAAATTACTTACATCCTTTTGACGGAATGAAGTTTAAAGCGATCCACCAAGGCTTAAAGTCCAATAGCAGAGTTAATTTTATTGAGCCTCCCGAATCTGCCAGCATGGAGTTAATTGATGGCTTTTTTTCCAGTATTATGCGAAAAAAAGTAAGGGATTCTGTATTCATCTTTAGAGCCCTAGAAGTCCCTCGTATTCCTTTTATCTCTTTTTCCTTTCTAGATCGCAAGATACTTCAGCCGATGCGTTGGGGTGTGGCTGGAACAATACTCGGTGCACAAAAAGCATTAAGTGAGGGCGGCATCTATTGGAATATATCGGGTGGCTACCACCATGCCGTGCAACAAAATATGGAAGGGTTTTGTATTTATAATGATATTGGTATCTGTCACCAGAAATTAGTTAACAATGGCGTGTTGGCAGAAGATGACAAGATACTGATTATTGATACCGACGCTCACCATGGCAATGGTAATGCCTACACCTTTATGGAAAATAAGCAGGTGACGATTTTGGACATTTATAATGCCGGTATTTATCCAGCATCTGGCTATACACGCGACCGTGTTGACATTGCCGTCCCTCTTAGGCCAGGTACAGAGGGACAAATATATTTGCAAAGCTACAGCGAGGCATTGCAAAAACTAGACGATGATTATCGTCTGGCCTTTGTGGTCGCGGGCACGGATACTTTATTAACGGATAAACTCGGTGGGCTATGTTTAACGATTGATGATGTGGCCGCAAGAGAAAAGCTCACACTGCAAGCACTTCACCAGCGCTCAATTCCAACGGTTATGCTCGGCGGTGGAGGCTACTCCAAAGACAGTGCAAAAAGCGTTATTCGCGCTATTTCTGCCTGTGCAGATTTGAAATTATAA
- a CDS encoding AHH domain-containing protein has product MFPDIKFPQAKVDWLIADFVKKDKPSIADFMRLKTIGGLYDRLDRYRAEAINMSRKDLIGEHHRSSRLARNMTAAGDPRPSSRCDCHALISGAHEGSVILRAIMAWLLMRIDDPFNGCWLPKDWDDRKYMPNYLRHAVPHCRIHHTEYYNWLNRRINYLTIKTPEQLINALRIVRVLLQSGNVPPNVMPKTGR; this is encoded by the coding sequence TTGATTGGCTTATTGCTGACTTTGTTAAGAAAGATAAGCCCTCAATTGCCGATTTTATGCGCCTTAAAACCATTGGCGGCTTGTATGATCGGCTAGATCGCTACCGCGCCGAAGCTATAAATATGAGCCGTAAAGACTTAATCGGAGAACATCATAGATCAAGTCGTTTAGCGCGGAATATGACAGCAGCGGGTGACCCTCGCCCATCTTCCCGGTGTGATTGCCATGCTTTGATTTCTGGTGCTCATGAAGGATCGGTTATTTTGCGTGCAATCATGGCATGGTTATTAATGAGAATTGATGATCCTTTTAATGGGTGCTGGCTGCCGAAAGATTGGGATGACCGTAAATATATGCCTAACTATCTTCGCCACGCTGTACCACATTGTCGTATCCACCATACTGAATACTACAACTGGCTTAATAGACGCATAAACTACCTAACGATTAAAACCCCTGAACAACTTATTAATGCTCTGCGAATAGTGCGTGTTTTACTTCAATCTGGTAATGTCCCGCCTAATGTTATGCCCAAAACAGGACGATAA